Within Dysgonomonas sp. HDW5A, the genomic segment CGATATTATTCATTCTATTTTTATATTGTAAGGTAAGAAAAATAAAAATCCCCAAATGGACTATATATGGTTTTATAGGTGTTTGCATTGGGTGTGCTGTCATGTTATTAGCTCCCGGCAATTTTATTAGATCAAAAGATACCCATGCAGCTTTTAATTTAATCGACAAACCTTTCTTAGAGGTCTTAAGGTATAAAGCGAGAAACATATATTGGATTTATAAATATGTGAATTCCATAGGCATACTGATTCTCATATATATCTGTTTAAATTTTGTATTCTTCTGTCAGAATAAAGATAATAGAAACTATACTGCCTGGTTTGGCTCACTACTGTTTTTTACTGCTGCCCATATTTCGGCGTTAGCTATGATTGCATCACCCATATTTCCACTCCGTGCTGCTTTTTGCTTATCAAGTTTTATGATTGTATCCATCTGTATAATCTATGCAAATGTTAATATGAGTAATTTAGCAATGAAAATCATAAATATTTTGATATTGACAGCGTTAACTGTTATCTTCGCATTTACCTATTCAGAAAGATACCAAATACTAGTGTCGCTGGCCGATAGGTATGAAAAAAGAGAGTTATATATAGAAGAACAAAAAGAAATAGGTAATAAAGATATAGTTTTAGAAGAACCTCCTATTATACTGCCTGCCGAGTTTGATTTTGAAGATATTTCGAACGATCCAGACTCATGGCGAAATGGTATCTGTGCAGACTATTATAAGTTAAATTCGATAAAACGGATTAATCCGTAAGCACTACTAAAACCCAAGTGAAAATGAGAGAATATTACGAAAAGGTCATCTTCGGTTATCAAAAACTAGATGCTGCTCTTTCGAAAGAGAAATCAGCCAAATGTATTTTGCTGCTGCTTTCTCTATCATTTGGGATTCTTATCCTTTTGCTTAATATCATATACCCATTATATGCCGATGATTGGGGATATACTTTTATAACCGGATCTGAGTTAACCCAAAAGATAACTAGCTTTTCTGATATATTAAATTCTCAATATCAACACTACTTTCTACATGGAGGAAGAACGATTGTACATATCATAGCAGAATCTCTGCTTCTCCTCAAAGGATATTGGACTGATATAATCAACAGCATGGCATATGTTTTGTTTGCTTATATTATTTATAAGATTTCTAATCTTAACAAGAGAGCAAATCCGTCACTATTTTTCTTCATCAATATTCTTATTTGGTTTTTTCAACCAGCTTTCGCTCAAACCATATTATGGATTACAGGAAGTGCTAACTATTTATGGGGAACGTTGATTATTATTTCGTTTCTATACTTTTTCTGCCAATCTTTTATAAAACAAGATAACAACAACTCTATCTATAAATGTATCGTCTTTGTTCTTTTTGGCATTATTGCCGGATGGACTAACGAAAATACAGCTATCGGCATGATAATTCTGATAGGTATATTAATGATCTATCTTAAACATACACAAAAAAAGATTCCGGTATGGATGCTTTTCGGATTAACAGGTGCTATTATTGGTTTTATAATCATGATCGCTGCCCCCGGCAATTATCTTAGATACGAAAATGTTATTGAAGGCAATAAACTCCTTCAACAATCGAAAGTGAAGTTTTATTTCTCCCGCTTACTTCCTGTAATAGGTGATTTTTATAAATTCGCTCTCCCTCTTGTTATGATATACTCATTGACATTAGTCACTTACATTTATTTTGACAAGAAACGAAATACAAGGATTATATACCTATCGCTTTGTTTCTGTCTCGCCGGTTTAATGGCAGACTTAGCAATGGTAACTTCTCCTGAATTTCCACCACGAGCATGGTTTGGAATTATAACATTCTTCATTATTGCAATTGGGATTATATACGCTAATCTGAAAACAGATCATATATACATATCAGTAATAAAAACACTTTTAATATTTTTCGCGTCCATATATTTCATACTGTCCTATCAAAGAGGCTTCAAAGATTTGTATGCTATAAATAAAATATTCGAGAAGCGAGAACAGATCATAAATAGGCAACCCAATAAAACAGAGTTTGATTTTGTTACTCAAGAATCCATTAATCCTCAAACAGGATTTCCGATGATAGATGAAATTCCATCTAAACCCAATCACTGGATCAATATGTTTTATCTGAGATACCACAATATCAAGTCCTTTAAAATAGAATCCGACAAATAAACAAGAATACTAATAATGCCACAGATTAAAAATATACTAAAAGAAAGAATCCTGATACTGGATGGTGCCATGGGTACCATGATTCAGCGATATAAACTTACCGAAGAGGACTTTCGTGGAGACAGATTCAAAAACTCAACCACTCTTCTTAAGGGTAATAATGATTTGTTATGTCTTACACGCCCTGATATTATTGAAGCAATTCATTGTGAGTATCTGGCAGCAGGAGCCGACATTATAGAAACAAACTCTTTCAATGCCAACTCCATATCTATGGACGACTATAATATGTCGGATTTGGTAAAGGAAATGAACGTAGCTGCTGCTCGTCTGGCTCGTAAAGCTGCAGATGAGTATACTAAACGTACGCCAGATAAACCGCGTTTTGTTGCTGGCTCAATCGGTCCGACGAATAAGACTGCATCGATGAGTCCTAAGGTCGAGAATCCGATTTATCGTGCTGTCACTTTCGATGACCTTCACCAAGTGTACAAAGAACAAATAGAAGGCTTGATTGATGGTGGAGTAGATTTACTTTTGATCGAAACTATCTTTGATACACTGAATGCAAAAGCTGCCCTCTTTGCGGCTGATGAAGTACGCAGAGAAAGAAATATAGAAATGCCTATCATGATTTCGGTAACGTTATCCGATAAAGGCGGACGTACTCTTTCGGGGCAAACAACAGGAGCGTTTTTGGCATCAGTGAGTCATATCGATTTCCTTTCGATTGGTCTTAACTGTTCGTTCGGAGCATCTGATATGAAACCGTTCCTTAAAGAATTGGGGAGACTTGCTCCAACGTATGTATCTGCATATCCCAATGCGGGATTACCCAACCAGTTCGGAGAGTATGATGAGACTCCCGAAATTATGGCTAAGCAAATCAAAGAATATATAGACGAAGGTCTTGTTAATATTTTGGGAGGATGTTGTGGAACTACTCCTGACCATATATCTCAGTACGTAAGTTTAGTAGAAGGTGCAACACCTCATAAGCCTGCCGATAAGCCTAAATATATGTGGCTTTCAGGTTTAGAGCTATTAGAAGCTAAACCTGAAATCAATTTCATAAATGTAGGAGAGCGTTGTAACGTAGCAGGTTCTCGCAAATTTCTCCGTCTTATCAAAGAAGAGAAATACGAAGAAGCATTAACTATTGCACACCGACAAGTAGAAGATGGCGCTCAAATTCTTGATGTAAACATGGACGAAGGTCTGCTTGATGGTGTGAAAGAAATGACTACTTTTCTTAATCTTGTAGCATCTGACCCCGATGTTTCTCGTATTCCTGTAATGGTAGATTCTTCTAAATGGGAAGTATTAGAAGCCGGACTTAAATGCCTGCAAGGTAAAGCCGTGGTAAACTCAATCTCATTGAAAGGTGGAGAAGAAGAATTTCTTCGACAAGCACGTTTAGTAAATCGGTATGGAGCAGCCGTAATTATTATGGCATTTGACGAAACTGGACAAGCTGACAGGTTTGAAAGACGTATAGAAATATGCGAAAGAGCTTATAAATTACTTGTAAATGACGGATTCGATCCGATGAATATAATCTTCGACCCTAATATCCTAGCGATAGCAACAGGAATTGAAGAACATAGAAGTTATGCTGTTGACTTCCTGAAAACTATTGAATGGATAAAAGCCAACCTGCCTCATGCTAAAATAAGCGGAGGTATAAGTAACCTATCCTTCTCGTTCCGTGGCAATGATTATATACGTGAAGCCATGCACTCGGTATTCCTTTATTATGCCATCCAAAAAGGCATGGATATGGGTATCGTTAATCCCGGACAATCGGTAATATATGATGATATTCCAACGGACTTAAGAAATCTGATAGAAGATGTTATCTTTAACAGAAGAGAAGAAGCTACCGACGAACTTATTGATTATGCTGAGCGTATCAAAAATGAGAAATCGAATCAGCCTGAACAAAAGGTTGAGGAATGGCGTAGCTATGAGCTAGATCAACGCTTAGAATACGCCCTTATCAAGGGTATAAGCGACTTCATGGAGGAAGATTTACAGGAAGCTCTAAGAGTATATCCAAAAGCTGTAGATATTATTGACAAGCCTCTAATGTCAGGTATGAACAAAGTAGGTGATCTGTTCGGATCTGGAAAGATGTTCTTGCCACAGGTGGTAAAAACTGCACGTACAATGAAACGTGCCGTAGCTATACTTGAACCAACTCTTGAAGCTCAGAAAGATTCAAAATCAGTTTCTAACAGTGCCGGAAAACTGGTTATTGCAACCGTAAAGGGAGATGTTCACGATATTGGTAAAAACATTGTAGCTATCATTCTGGCTTGTAATAATTATGAGGTTATCGATCTTGGAGTAATGGTTCCACCCGAAGTAATTATCCAAAAAGTAATAGAGGAACAACCCGATATATTATGTCTTAGCGGGCTTATCACTCCATCTTTGGAGGAGATGAGTATTGTAGCTCATGAGATGGAAAAAGCAGGATTCACTATTCCTCTTATGATCGGAGGAGCTACTACATCTAAGTTGCATACAGCAATCAAAATTGATCCTAAATATAACAATGGATCGGTAGTATATGTGAAAGATGCTTCTCAGGCTCCTTCTGCTGTTGCCAAATTGATTAATCCGGCTTCTAAAGAGTCTTTTATTCAGGAAATAAGAGACGAATACCAAGATCTTAGAGATTCAATGGAAAGCAAGAAAGTCGAACTTACTCCACTTGCCGAAGCCATTAAAAATCCATTTAAAATCGATTGGGAAAACTATACCCCTTCAACTCCAAATAAGCTGGGTCGTCATGTTATTCCTCATATTCCAATAGAAGATATCCTACCTTATATCGACTGGAAATTCTTCTTCCATTCATGGAATCTTTCGGCTCGCTATCACACTGTTCAACATTTAGACGGTTGTCCAAGTTGTGATGCTGAGTGGTTGAATACTTTCCCTGAAAAAGAGAAGGAAAAGGCACAGGAAGGAATGAGTTTGTATCGTGATGCTAAAAAGATGTTGGATCATCTTATTTTTACAAAAGCTGAATATATAAAAGCTGTATATGCGATTCATGAGGCTTATGTAGATAACGAATGTATCTATATCAATGATATTTGCTTCCCGATGTTGAGACAACAAAAGAAGAATGATAAAGGGGTATACCTTTCTCTTTGCGATTTTGTCGTTCCTAAGAATAGCAGTAAAAAAGACTATGTAGCAGGCTTCACTGCTACCGCAGGTGTAGGCTCTAATGAGTTACTCAGCAAATACGAGCACGAAGGAGACGAGTACAGCGTGTTGCTCCTCAAATCAGTTTTAGACCGCTTGGCTGAGGCTACGACCGAATACCTGCATGCTAAAATAAGGAAAGAATATTGGGGATTTGCTCCCGATGAAAATATTACTGTGGATGAAATGTTCTCTTTGAAATATCAGGGAATCCGTCCGGCTGTAGGCTATCCTTCGATACCCGATCAGTCTATCAACTTCCTACTGAACAGCAATCTGTTACAATCAACCGAGATAGGTGTTGAACTTACTGAAAACGGCGTTATGTTACCGAATGCTTCTGTGAGTGGACTTATTTTTGCCCATCCTCAATCGAGGTATTTTAGTATTGGTCAGATTTCGGAAGAACAGGCTGAAAATTATATAGAACGTAGAGGAGAAAAGGCTGAGCTTACCAGAAAATTCTTAGCTGCTAATATGATGTAGGTCTCAGACACCGTTTTTATTGCTTTGCAGATAAAACTATAAACAAGAAGAGCCGATGAAATTATATTCATCGGCTCTTTTATTCTAGAATAAAAAGATATAAGTATCTCTTTAAGATAATAGTTTCTTAACTGTGTCTGAGATTGCTTTTCCGGGAGCTAATCCTGCTAATTGTTTTGTAGCAGCACCCATTACTTTTCCCATATCGGCAGCACTTGTGGCTCCAACAGAGGCTATAATTTCTTTCAATTTAGCTTCTAATTCTTGCTCTGACAGTTGTTTTGGTAAATAGTGTTCCAACACAGCTATTTCTTCCAATTCTTTCTCTGCCAGCTCGGGACGATCTTGTGATTTGTAAATATCGGCACTGTCTCTTCTTTGCTTTACCATTTTTTGAAGAATTTTCACCGCAACATCATCAGCAAGTTCTCCATTGCTATCTTTTGCAGTCTTTGCTTCAATAAACTCTTTTTTTGCACCCCGCAATGCTTCTAATTTGATTTTATCTTTAGCACGCATTGCATCCTTAATATCTTCACTTACTCTGTCAAACAAGTCCATCTCGTTCTATTTTTTGTTGTAAATTATTCTGTATATTGTTTTATTCAGAAATGAGGCGAGACCTTAATTAAATAAATCTGTCGATTTTTTTGATTCGGGTCTATAATCATTCGGATTAAAATCTTCTCCTCTTTTAAAAACAGGAGTATTTTCTAATGCTTCAACTATTTTATCATCATCCAGTTCTTCTGTCGATAAGATAATCGGGCGAGGAGTAAAGAATGATCTCACATCCATTGTCTTAACTCCGTCTTTGCCATAATGCTGCTCGATCATAGTATTGATACGGCGTTTTTCTTCCTCCTCTTTGATGAAACGTTCTTCTTCTAAGCGTTGCTCTTCTTCGGTCATTTCCCTCAGATGATCTCCGATACCCGGTATGCTTGACATTCCAAAACCTGTAGCCAATAAAGTAATCTTAACTTTACCTCCCAGACTTTCTTCTGTAGCAGTACCCCAGATAACCTCAATCTCAGGCCCAAAGCGTTTCATAAATTCAGATACTGATTCCATTTCTTCAACAATAAGTGGAGTATCTTCACCTGCATAAATATTGAAAAGTATCTTTTTCGCTTTAAATACATCATTGTTGTTCAACAACGGCGAATGTAATGCGTTTCTGATAGCTTCTTCTACCCTATTCTCTCCTTCTCCGATTCCGCTACTCATAATTGCAACACCTCCATCTTTAAGGATGGTTTTAACATCGGCAAAGTCGAGATTGATATGACCATGTACAGTTATAATCTCAGCTATACCTTTCGCTGCTATTGCCAACGTATCATCGGCTTTGGCAAAGGCATTCGGAATAGTTAGATCCG encodes:
- a CDS encoding DUF6056 family protein, giving the protein MDNNKAGIKGNNTNKVILGLFLIIFFVLVFLLNRLYPIHSDDWMYSFIFNENPPQRIGNVLDIIVSQYNHYLYWGGRNIVHFIDQLLLLLNPLLREILNSVAYTAFAFIIYRIANKGKETNPYLFLLVNLLVWLLTPVFPQTVIWITGSSNYLWGTLIILVFLSYYYSFYVNEKSKDSVLKNILFLFGGIIAGWTNENSVIALISILFILFLYCKVRKIKIPKWTIYGFIGVCIGCAVMLLAPGNFIRSKDTHAAFNLIDKPFLEVLRYKARNIYWIYKYVNSIGILILIYICLNFVFFCQNKDNRNYTAWFGSLLFFTAAHISALAMIASPIFPLRAAFCLSSFMIVSICIIYANVNMSNLAMKIINILILTALTVIFAFTYSERYQILVSLADRYEKRELYIEEQKEIGNKDIVLEEPPIILPAEFDFEDISNDPDSWRNGICADYYKLNSIKRINP
- a CDS encoding DUF6056 family protein — encoded protein: MREYYEKVIFGYQKLDAALSKEKSAKCILLLLSLSFGILILLLNIIYPLYADDWGYTFITGSELTQKITSFSDILNSQYQHYFLHGGRTIVHIIAESLLLLKGYWTDIINSMAYVLFAYIIYKISNLNKRANPSLFFFINILIWFFQPAFAQTILWITGSANYLWGTLIIISFLYFFCQSFIKQDNNNSIYKCIVFVLFGIIAGWTNENTAIGMIILIGILMIYLKHTQKKIPVWMLFGLTGAIIGFIIMIAAPGNYLRYENVIEGNKLLQQSKVKFYFSRLLPVIGDFYKFALPLVMIYSLTLVTYIYFDKKRNTRIIYLSLCFCLAGLMADLAMVTSPEFPPRAWFGIITFFIIAIGIIYANLKTDHIYISVIKTLLIFFASIYFILSYQRGFKDLYAINKIFEKREQIINRQPNKTEFDFVTQESINPQTGFPMIDEIPSKPNHWINMFYLRYHNIKSFKIESDK
- the metH gene encoding methionine synthase, with amino-acid sequence MPQIKNILKERILILDGAMGTMIQRYKLTEEDFRGDRFKNSTTLLKGNNDLLCLTRPDIIEAIHCEYLAAGADIIETNSFNANSISMDDYNMSDLVKEMNVAAARLARKAADEYTKRTPDKPRFVAGSIGPTNKTASMSPKVENPIYRAVTFDDLHQVYKEQIEGLIDGGVDLLLIETIFDTLNAKAALFAADEVRRERNIEMPIMISVTLSDKGGRTLSGQTTGAFLASVSHIDFLSIGLNCSFGASDMKPFLKELGRLAPTYVSAYPNAGLPNQFGEYDETPEIMAKQIKEYIDEGLVNILGGCCGTTPDHISQYVSLVEGATPHKPADKPKYMWLSGLELLEAKPEINFINVGERCNVAGSRKFLRLIKEEKYEEALTIAHRQVEDGAQILDVNMDEGLLDGVKEMTTFLNLVASDPDVSRIPVMVDSSKWEVLEAGLKCLQGKAVVNSISLKGGEEEFLRQARLVNRYGAAVIIMAFDETGQADRFERRIEICERAYKLLVNDGFDPMNIIFDPNILAIATGIEEHRSYAVDFLKTIEWIKANLPHAKISGGISNLSFSFRGNDYIREAMHSVFLYYAIQKGMDMGIVNPGQSVIYDDIPTDLRNLIEDVIFNRREEATDELIDYAERIKNEKSNQPEQKVEEWRSYELDQRLEYALIKGISDFMEEDLQEALRVYPKAVDIIDKPLMSGMNKVGDLFGSGKMFLPQVVKTARTMKRAVAILEPTLEAQKDSKSVSNSAGKLVIATVKGDVHDIGKNIVAIILACNNYEVIDLGVMVPPEVIIQKVIEEQPDILCLSGLITPSLEEMSIVAHEMEKAGFTIPLMIGGATTSKLHTAIKIDPKYNNGSVVYVKDASQAPSAVAKLINPASKESFIQEIRDEYQDLRDSMESKKVELTPLAEAIKNPFKIDWENYTPSTPNKLGRHVIPHIPIEDILPYIDWKFFFHSWNLSARYHTVQHLDGCPSCDAEWLNTFPEKEKEKAQEGMSLYRDAKKMLDHLIFTKAEYIKAVYAIHEAYVDNECIYINDICFPMLRQQKKNDKGVYLSLCDFVVPKNSSKKDYVAGFTATAGVGSNELLSKYEHEGDEYSVLLLKSVLDRLAEATTEYLHAKIRKEYWGFAPDENITVDEMFSLKYQGIRPAVGYPSIPDQSINFLLNSNLLQSTEIGVELTENGVMLPNASVSGLIFAHPQSRYFSIGQISEEQAENYIERRGEKAELTRKFLAANMM
- a CDS encoding GatB/YqeY domain-containing protein, with translation MDLFDRVSEDIKDAMRAKDKIKLEALRGAKKEFIEAKTAKDSNGELADDVAVKILQKMVKQRRDSADIYKSQDRPELAEKELEEIAVLEHYLPKQLSEQELEAKLKEIIASVGATSAADMGKVMGAATKQLAGLAPGKAISDTVKKLLS
- the ftsZ gene encoding cell division protein FtsZ, giving the protein MNDEILEFQFPRKTQTIIKVIGVGGGGGNAVNHMYNEGIHDVSFALCNTDNQALHESPVETRVQLGRRTTEGLGAGNRPEVAKAAAEESRQDIQELLGDGTKMVFITAGMGGGTGTGAAPVVARIAKDMNILTVGIVTIPFVFEGRKKIIQALRGVEDIAQNVDALLVINNERLIDIYSDLTIPNAFAKADDTLAIAAKGIAEIITVHGHINLDFADVKTILKDGGVAIMSSGIGEGENRVEEAIRNALHSPLLNNNDVFKAKKILFNIYAGEDTPLIVEEMESVSEFMKRFGPEIEVIWGTATEESLGGKVKITLLATGFGMSSIPGIGDHLREMTEEEQRLEEERFIKEEEEKRRINTMIEQHYGKDGVKTMDVRSFFTPRPIILSTEELDDDKIVEALENTPVFKRGEDFNPNDYRPESKKSTDLFN